A window of Ananas comosus cultivar F153 linkage group 4, ASM154086v1, whole genome shotgun sequence contains these coding sequences:
- the LOC109708407 gene encoding protein MAIN-LIKE 1-like isoform X1 translates to MDLGTGDPLLPDQNGQLKRPLLRKGKAMLQISQRTTKLNKWVLNEKQKQLVSITGLGNLMHCTGFIVDRFLLSAFCEWWNSKTNTAHFHGFEMAPSLRDVSYILGIPVTGQAVTGEPPGPNAARRLCLQYLGKDPGVWNGKYGLIRLTWLFNEFHELPENPTIDEIEYSTRAYLLYLIGSTLFTSLTNGFVSPRYLPLLGDIENIHRYAWGAAALAHLYQGLSTAVNPDATKFLSGSATLLMSWIYEYLPVTRREVKNQDFSAFPRACRWKFSRGNCGVRKSVSAFRGDFNLLQLSEVNWTPYEDMDRSIIPEYCHASDNICQTRTWLFNFNIKEIYVPERFARQFGHEQQELDDVPHWQRRTTNSWMDWRVEYAQEIEEFNRLFNIYHKEVNPPSSNQGAKEYSHINYMMMVKALKNDLPVIAKYLEGQELPIEVGRSLEKLNSLMSFPLLKSISRTKQVTKKQKMSKQEQFEVTEKQKIRKQEQIDSTKVLESPRCSDRKAATNVRRSSGTVESKKRKWRGTKSDRVKIESNRLRRSGRMCVQIKKFKHKDGQGADPSNPISL, encoded by the exons ATGGATTTGGGAACTGGGGATCCACTGTTACCAGATCAAAACGGCCAACTTAAAAGACCACTACTACGTAAG GGAAAAGCTATGCTGCAAATATCCCAGCGAACAACAAAGCTGAACAAATGGGTGTTGAATGAAAAGCAGAAACAATTGGTATCTATAACTGGACTAGGAAATCTTATGCATTGTACGGGATTCATTGTTGATCGGTTTTTGCTCTCAGCATTCTGTGAGTGGTGGAATAGCAAAACTAACACTGCACACTTTCATGGCTTCGAGATGGCCCCATCGCTTCGAGATGTTTCTTACATTCTAGGCATCCCTGTCACTGGACAAGCAGTAACGGGAGAACCTCCTGGTCCCAATGCGGCCAGAAGACTATGCTTACAATATTTAGGGAAGGACCCTGGGGTGTGGAATGGTAAATATGGCTTAATTAGACTTACTTGGTTGTTCAATGAATTCCATGAATTACCTGAGAATCCAACCATCGACGAGATTGAGTATAGCACAAGAGCTTACCTGCTATACTTGATTGGATCCACTTTGTTTACAAGTCTAACAAACGGATTTGTTTCACCAAGGTATTTGCCACTTTTGGGGGACATTGAGAATATTCATCGGTATGCGTGGGGTGCTGCCGCATTAGCTCATTTGTATCAAGGTTTATCCACTGCAGTAAATCCCGATGCCACCAAGTTTTTATCTGGCAGTGCTACATTGCTTATG TCTTGGATATATGAGTATTTACCAGTAACACGTCGCGAGGTGAAGAACCAAGACTTCTCTGCTTTTCCGCGTGCCTGCAGGTGGAAATTTAGTAGGGGGAACTGTGGTGTAAGAAAGAGTGTTTCGGCTTTCAGAGGAGATTTTAATTTGCTTCAATTATCAGAG GTCAATTGGACACCATATGAGGACATGGATCGCAGTATTATTCCGGAGTATTGCCATGCTTCTGATAATATTTGCCAAACTCGGACATGgctttttaatttcaatataaaagAGATATATGTTCCTGAAAGGTTTGCTCGACAATTTGGGCATGAGCAGCAAGAACTTGATGATGTGCCACATTGGCAAAGAAGAACAACAAATTCTTGGATGGATTGGAGAGTAGAATATGCTCAGGAAATTGAAGAATTTAATCGATTGTTCAATATTTATCATAAGGAGGTCAATCCACCATCAAGTAATCAAGGAGCAAAAGAGTATTCTCATATCAATTATATGATGATG GTGAAAGCTCTGAAGAATGACCTCCCAGTGATTGCTAAATATCTTGAAGGGCAAGAATTACCTATTGAGGTTGGAAGATCCCTTGAAAAGTTGAATAGTCTGATGAGTTTTCCGCTGCTGAAATCCATTTCGAGGACAAAACAAGTAACCAAGAAGCAGAAGATGAGTAAACAAGAACAGTTCGAGGTGACTGAGAAGCAGAAAATTAGGAAACAAGAACAAATCGATTCCACTAAAGTATTGGAGTCGCCAAGATGTTCAGATAGAAAAGCAGCAACCAATGTGCGAAGGAGCTCGGGCACAGTTGAATCTAAGAAAAGAAAGTGGCGTGGTACGAAATCTGATCGGGTGAAGATAGAGAGCAATCGACTACGAAGGAGTGGTAGGATGTGCGTGCAGATTAAGAAGTTCAAGCACAAGGATGGACAGGGAGCGGATCCATCCAATCCAATCTCACTCTGA
- the LOC109708407 gene encoding protein MAIN-LIKE 2-like isoform X2 → MLQISQRTTKLNKWVLNEKQKQLVSITGLGNLMHCTGFIVDRFLLSAFCEWWNSKTNTAHFHGFEMAPSLRDVSYILGIPVTGQAVTGEPPGPNAARRLCLQYLGKDPGVWNGKYGLIRLTWLFNEFHELPENPTIDEIEYSTRAYLLYLIGSTLFTSLTNGFVSPRYLPLLGDIENIHRYAWGAAALAHLYQGLSTAVNPDATKFLSGSATLLMSWIYEYLPVTRREVKNQDFSAFPRACRWKFSRGNCGVRKSVSAFRGDFNLLQLSEVNWTPYEDMDRSIIPEYCHASDNICQTRTWLFNFNIKEIYVPERFARQFGHEQQELDDVPHWQRRTTNSWMDWRVEYAQEIEEFNRLFNIYHKEVNPPSSNQGAKEYSHINYMMMVKALKNDLPVIAKYLEGQELPIEVGRSLEKLNSLMSFPLLKSISRTKQVTKKQKMSKQEQFEVTEKQKIRKQEQIDSTKVLESPRCSDRKAATNVRRSSGTVESKKRKWRGTKSDRVKIESNRLRRSGRMCVQIKKFKHKDGQGADPSNPISL, encoded by the exons ATGCTGCAAATATCCCAGCGAACAACAAAGCTGAACAAATGGGTGTTGAATGAAAAGCAGAAACAATTGGTATCTATAACTGGACTAGGAAATCTTATGCATTGTACGGGATTCATTGTTGATCGGTTTTTGCTCTCAGCATTCTGTGAGTGGTGGAATAGCAAAACTAACACTGCACACTTTCATGGCTTCGAGATGGCCCCATCGCTTCGAGATGTTTCTTACATTCTAGGCATCCCTGTCACTGGACAAGCAGTAACGGGAGAACCTCCTGGTCCCAATGCGGCCAGAAGACTATGCTTACAATATTTAGGGAAGGACCCTGGGGTGTGGAATGGTAAATATGGCTTAATTAGACTTACTTGGTTGTTCAATGAATTCCATGAATTACCTGAGAATCCAACCATCGACGAGATTGAGTATAGCACAAGAGCTTACCTGCTATACTTGATTGGATCCACTTTGTTTACAAGTCTAACAAACGGATTTGTTTCACCAAGGTATTTGCCACTTTTGGGGGACATTGAGAATATTCATCGGTATGCGTGGGGTGCTGCCGCATTAGCTCATTTGTATCAAGGTTTATCCACTGCAGTAAATCCCGATGCCACCAAGTTTTTATCTGGCAGTGCTACATTGCTTATG TCTTGGATATATGAGTATTTACCAGTAACACGTCGCGAGGTGAAGAACCAAGACTTCTCTGCTTTTCCGCGTGCCTGCAGGTGGAAATTTAGTAGGGGGAACTGTGGTGTAAGAAAGAGTGTTTCGGCTTTCAGAGGAGATTTTAATTTGCTTCAATTATCAGAG GTCAATTGGACACCATATGAGGACATGGATCGCAGTATTATTCCGGAGTATTGCCATGCTTCTGATAATATTTGCCAAACTCGGACATGgctttttaatttcaatataaaagAGATATATGTTCCTGAAAGGTTTGCTCGACAATTTGGGCATGAGCAGCAAGAACTTGATGATGTGCCACATTGGCAAAGAAGAACAACAAATTCTTGGATGGATTGGAGAGTAGAATATGCTCAGGAAATTGAAGAATTTAATCGATTGTTCAATATTTATCATAAGGAGGTCAATCCACCATCAAGTAATCAAGGAGCAAAAGAGTATTCTCATATCAATTATATGATGATG GTGAAAGCTCTGAAGAATGACCTCCCAGTGATTGCTAAATATCTTGAAGGGCAAGAATTACCTATTGAGGTTGGAAGATCCCTTGAAAAGTTGAATAGTCTGATGAGTTTTCCGCTGCTGAAATCCATTTCGAGGACAAAACAAGTAACCAAGAAGCAGAAGATGAGTAAACAAGAACAGTTCGAGGTGACTGAGAAGCAGAAAATTAGGAAACAAGAACAAATCGATTCCACTAAAGTATTGGAGTCGCCAAGATGTTCAGATAGAAAAGCAGCAACCAATGTGCGAAGGAGCTCGGGCACAGTTGAATCTAAGAAAAGAAAGTGGCGTGGTACGAAATCTGATCGGGTGAAGATAGAGAGCAATCGACTACGAAGGAGTGGTAGGATGTGCGTGCAGATTAAGAAGTTCAAGCACAAGGATGGACAGGGAGCGGATCCATCCAATCCAATCTCACTCTGA
- the LOC109708407 gene encoding protein MAIN-LIKE 2-like isoform X3, with protein MLTIFREGPWGVEWYLPLLGDIENIHRYAWGAAALAHLYQGLSTAVNPDATKFLSGSATLLMSWIYEYLPVTRREVKNQDFSAFPRACRWKFSRGNCGVRKSVSAFRGDFNLLQLSEVNWTPYEDMDRSIIPEYCHASDNICQTRTWLFNFNIKEIYVPERFARQFGHEQQELDDVPHWQRRTTNSWMDWRVEYAQEIEEFNRLFNIYHKEVNPPSSNQGAKEYSHINYMMMVKALKNDLPVIAKYLEGQELPIEVGRSLEKLNSLMSFPLLKSISRTKQVTKKQKMSKQEQFEVTEKQKIRKQEQIDSTKVLESPRCSDRKAATNVRRSSGTVESKKRKWRGTKSDRVKIESNRLRRSGRMCVQIKKFKHKDGQGADPSNPISL; from the exons ATGCTTACAATATTTAGGGAAGGACCCTGGGGTGTGGAATG GTATTTGCCACTTTTGGGGGACATTGAGAATATTCATCGGTATGCGTGGGGTGCTGCCGCATTAGCTCATTTGTATCAAGGTTTATCCACTGCAGTAAATCCCGATGCCACCAAGTTTTTATCTGGCAGTGCTACATTGCTTATG TCTTGGATATATGAGTATTTACCAGTAACACGTCGCGAGGTGAAGAACCAAGACTTCTCTGCTTTTCCGCGTGCCTGCAGGTGGAAATTTAGTAGGGGGAACTGTGGTGTAAGAAAGAGTGTTTCGGCTTTCAGAGGAGATTTTAATTTGCTTCAATTATCAGAG GTCAATTGGACACCATATGAGGACATGGATCGCAGTATTATTCCGGAGTATTGCCATGCTTCTGATAATATTTGCCAAACTCGGACATGgctttttaatttcaatataaaagAGATATATGTTCCTGAAAGGTTTGCTCGACAATTTGGGCATGAGCAGCAAGAACTTGATGATGTGCCACATTGGCAAAGAAGAACAACAAATTCTTGGATGGATTGGAGAGTAGAATATGCTCAGGAAATTGAAGAATTTAATCGATTGTTCAATATTTATCATAAGGAGGTCAATCCACCATCAAGTAATCAAGGAGCAAAAGAGTATTCTCATATCAATTATATGATGATG GTGAAAGCTCTGAAGAATGACCTCCCAGTGATTGCTAAATATCTTGAAGGGCAAGAATTACCTATTGAGGTTGGAAGATCCCTTGAAAAGTTGAATAGTCTGATGAGTTTTCCGCTGCTGAAATCCATTTCGAGGACAAAACAAGTAACCAAGAAGCAGAAGATGAGTAAACAAGAACAGTTCGAGGTGACTGAGAAGCAGAAAATTAGGAAACAAGAACAAATCGATTCCACTAAAGTATTGGAGTCGCCAAGATGTTCAGATAGAAAAGCAGCAACCAATGTGCGAAGGAGCTCGGGCACAGTTGAATCTAAGAAAAGAAAGTGGCGTGGTACGAAATCTGATCGGGTGAAGATAGAGAGCAATCGACTACGAAGGAGTGGTAGGATGTGCGTGCAGATTAAGAAGTTCAAGCACAAGGATGGACAGGGAGCGGATCCATCCAATCCAATCTCACTCTGA
- the LOC109709229 gene encoding uncharacterized protein LOC109709229 isoform X2 — protein MDGDPMGSWCMDERMQQVVGNDSISRLKYTSNLQELRYADVIIEAIVESEDVKKKLFIELDKISKASAILASNTSSISITRLASATSRPSQVIGMHFMNPPPIMKLVEIVRGADTSDEIFVTIKSLAERLGKTVICSQDYPGFIVNRILMPMINEAFYTLYTGVTTKEDIDTGMKLGTNHPMGPLELADFIGLDVCLSILRVLHEGLGDSKYSPCPLLVQYVDAGRLGRKRGIGVYTYQKESAAAAVKSPSSL, from the exons GTTGTAGGTAATGATTCGATAAGCCGTCTGAAGTACACATCAAATTTGCAAGAGCTTCGGTATGCAGATGTCATAATTGAAGCCATTGTGGAGTCTGAAGATGTAAAGAAGAAATTGTTTATAGAACTTGACAAGATCTCCAAAGCTTCTGCAATTCTGGCATCTAATACAAGTTCAATCTCAATAACACGCCTTGCTTCTGCAACTAGCCGCCCATCCCAG GTGATAGGCATGCATTTTATGAACCCTCCTCCTATAATGAAATTGGTTGAGATTGTAAGAGGAGCAGATACATCTGATGAGATCTTTGTGACGATAAAATCCTTGGCGGAAAG GCTAGGGAAGACTGTTATATGCTCCCAAGACTACCCAGGCTTCATCGTCAATCGTATCCTGATGCCAATGATTAATGAAGCATTTTACACTTTGTACACCGGCGTGACGACAAAGGAGGACATAGACACGGGAATGAAACTGGGCACAAACCACCCGATGGGCCCGCTGGAGCTCGCAGACTTCATCGGGCTCGACGTCTGCCTCTCCATACTCAGAGTTCTTCACGAGGGACTCGGCGATAGCAAATACAGCCCCTGCCCGCTCCTCGTTCAGTATGTCGATGCCGGTCGACTGGGAAGAAAGCGGGGGATCGGCGTGTATACTTATCAGAAAGAATCTGCGGCAGCAGCAGTTAAATCACCATCCTCACTTTGA